The Niallia alba genome includes a window with the following:
- the galU gene encoding UTP--glucose-1-phosphate uridylyltransferase GalU, with the protein MKKVRKAIIPAAGLGTRFLPATKAMPKEMLPIVDKPTIQYIVEEAIASGIEDIIIVTGKGKRAIEDHFDYAHELEQNLRDKEKFELLEKVQYSSNLADIHYIRQKEPKGLGHAVWCAKSFIGDEPFAVLLGDDIVQSDTPCLKQLIDQYEETHASVIGVQTVPDNETHRYGIVDPGESEGRRYQVNNFIEKPAPGTAPSNLAIMGRYVLTPEIFMYLENQQTGAGGEIQLTDAIQQLNQIQRVFAYDFEGDRYDVGETLGFVKTTLEFALQRDEMREEIMEYMKTVLDKADLDKIKVL; encoded by the coding sequence TTGAAAAAAGTAAGAAAAGCGATCATACCAGCCGCTGGTCTAGGAACTAGATTTTTGCCAGCAACGAAAGCAATGCCGAAAGAAATGTTACCAATTGTCGATAAGCCTACTATTCAATATATCGTAGAAGAAGCAATTGCTTCTGGTATTGAAGATATTATTATCGTTACTGGTAAGGGCAAGAGAGCGATTGAAGATCACTTCGATTACGCACATGAATTAGAACAGAATCTACGTGATAAAGAGAAATTTGAATTACTTGAAAAAGTTCAATATTCCTCAAATCTTGCAGATATTCATTATATTAGACAAAAAGAGCCAAAAGGTTTAGGACATGCTGTTTGGTGTGCGAAAAGCTTTATTGGTGATGAGCCATTTGCTGTTCTACTTGGCGACGATATCGTACAAAGCGATACACCATGCCTGAAACAATTAATTGACCAATATGAAGAAACGCATGCTTCTGTTATTGGTGTTCAAACTGTACCAGATAATGAAACACACCGTTACGGAATTGTAGATCCAGGTGAAAGCGAAGGAAGAAGATACCAGGTAAATAATTTTATTGAAAAACCAGCTCCTGGAACAGCACCTTCTAATCTAGCAATCATGGGTCGCTACGTGTTAACACCAGAAATCTTCATGTACTTGGAAAATCAACAAACAGGTGCAGGCGGAGAAATCCAATTAACAGATGCTATCCAACAATTAAACCAAATTCAACGCGTTTTCGCTTACGATTTTGAAGGTGACCGCTATGATGTTGGTGAAACGTTAGGATTCGTTAAAACAACATTAGAATTCGCATTACAACGCGATGAAATGCGAGAAGAAATTATGGAATATATGAAGACAGTACTTGATAAAGCTGATTTAGATAAAATCAAAGTATTGTAA
- a CDS encoding ArsR/SmtB family transcription factor, translated as MIHIKDLRSGIPIFKALSSEIRVEILSLLTKNGSLNLNEIAQKLNLSNGAVTMHIKKLEESGIIDVSTAVGKHGIQKICYLNENLLTVELQNNKSENYYEYEIKVGHYCDYLAEATCGLATKDSIIGEFDDPRYFADPEHIKAGIVWLTKGFLEYRIPNYLKKNQDFKEIQFIFEIGSEAPYYNNNWPSDIVFSLNNKELGKWTSPGDFGGEKGVCTPAWWPPHLNQYGLLKLLRINEHGTFIDGCRISNVTISDIILDQKSDIKFRLAVADQGNIGGLTLYGKNFGNYNQDIIARIMYEIVS; from the coding sequence ATGATACATATTAAAGATTTACGTTCTGGTATTCCTATTTTCAAGGCATTAAGCTCTGAAATACGGGTTGAAATCCTTTCATTACTCACGAAAAATGGAAGTCTTAATTTAAATGAGATTGCTCAAAAATTAAACTTGTCCAATGGGGCTGTAACCATGCACATTAAAAAACTAGAAGAGAGCGGAATAATCGATGTATCAACGGCTGTTGGCAAACATGGTATTCAAAAAATTTGCTATTTAAATGAGAATCTACTTACAGTTGAGCTGCAAAACAATAAAAGTGAAAATTATTATGAATATGAAATAAAGGTGGGGCATTATTGCGATTATTTGGCGGAAGCAACATGTGGACTTGCTACAAAGGACAGCATTATTGGAGAATTTGATGATCCTCGCTATTTCGCAGATCCAGAACATATAAAAGCAGGCATCGTATGGTTAACGAAAGGCTTCTTAGAATACCGCATCCCCAATTACTTAAAAAAAAATCAAGACTTTAAGGAAATCCAATTCATTTTTGAAATAGGCTCAGAGGCACCTTATTATAATAACAATTGGCCTTCTGACATCGTTTTTTCCTTAAATAATAAGGAGCTAGGGAAATGGACGTCGCCTGGAGACTTTGGGGGAGAAAAAGGAGTCTGTACTCCTGCATGGTGGCCACCCCATTTAAACCAATATGGCTTACTAAAATTATTGCGCATCAATGAACACGGCACCTTTATCGATGGCTGCCGCATCTCCAATGTCACCATTTCCGATATTATATTAGATCAAAAATCAGACATTAAATTCCGCTTAGCAGTAGCCGATCAAGGAAACATCGGCGGACTTACCCTATACGGAAAAAACTTCGGCAATTACAATCAAGACATCATTGCGCGAATTATGTATGAGATTGTGAGCTGA